Proteins encoded together in one Priestia aryabhattai window:
- a CDS encoding sensor histidine kinase: MKLFYTLVLLTVLVLLFFKTLPVSLHLILSSFIIGSFFVWRKKYQTAPSINIKKTITLALFFLLLCSLSSPFSISLAVIAMIGYMTDIFSSYQQYIFVTNRESSASREIQKSNELFQALRAERHDFIKHVSAVSYLLETNQRQQAQDYIQDYVEALNDTNSYIQGEHSHVASVVHQSKNQAHSWGIHMNVHLDSPLSQLPLKHLDQMNLIMNLLHNALEAAHSSEKKEITVSSMIRSGIYILEISNSTAPLSRERQDHLFTSFHVTEKKERHEGLGTWIISELVSKYHGRLEYTYHDLTLSIKIKFPIVVSSKQAT, from the coding sequence ATGAAACTATTTTACACACTAGTTTTACTAACCGTTTTGGTGCTCCTCTTTTTCAAAACCCTGCCTGTTAGTTTACATCTTATACTTAGTTCTTTTATTATTGGTTCATTTTTTGTATGGAGAAAAAAATATCAGACGGCTCCTTCAATAAATATAAAGAAAACAATTACCCTGGCTTTGTTTTTCCTGCTTCTATGTAGTCTATCTTCACCTTTCAGTATTAGTCTAGCCGTTATCGCGATGATTGGTTACATGACCGACATTTTTTCGTCTTATCAACAGTACATATTCGTAACAAACCGGGAAAGCAGCGCTTCACGTGAAATTCAAAAGAGTAATGAACTTTTTCAAGCGTTAAGAGCTGAAAGGCATGATTTTATCAAACATGTCAGTGCCGTATCCTACCTTCTAGAAACAAACCAAAGACAGCAGGCCCAAGATTATATTCAAGATTACGTTGAAGCCTTGAATGATACGAATTCATATATTCAAGGTGAACATTCTCATGTTGCTTCTGTTGTGCATCAAAGCAAAAATCAAGCACATTCGTGGGGAATACATATGAATGTTCACTTAGATTCACCTTTATCACAGCTGCCATTGAAGCACCTTGACCAAATGAACCTCATTATGAATTTACTGCATAATGCTTTAGAAGCCGCTCATTCTTCCGAAAAAAAAGAGATAACCGTTTCAAGCATGATTCGAAGTGGCATTTACATTTTAGAAATCAGCAATTCTACCGCTCCTTTATCAAGAGAGCGTCAAGATCATTTGTTTACTTCTTTTCATGTTACAGAAAAGAAAGAACGTCACGAAGGCCTTGGCACGTGGATTATTTCTGAACTTGTTTCCAAATACCATGGACGATTGGAATATACATATCACGATTTAACTCTTTCCATTAAAATAAAATTCCCAATAGTTGTTTCCTCAAAACAAGCAACATAG
- a CDS encoding LytR/AlgR family response regulator transcription factor, protein MKVGLVDDHSYDLEKLRLSLEKEDYIDILFATSSAEEAYNEIKKNEIDLLITDIEMPKLSGYELADFINTYALDIQVIFVTGHSGFAVHAFELNVLDYIMKPYSKERLLKGVQRFHPKKQSKETSNKLILKQKTEMQVLNKQDIIFAERTGRSTTIITTNGEFSTYQSLNEIEKELTASHFLRSHRAFIINISYIQNFSLYTKHSYSVMFQRTEKTALITKTNLDVLQKEYF, encoded by the coding sequence ATGAAGGTAGGATTAGTGGACGATCATTCATATGATTTAGAGAAATTGAGGCTTTCTTTAGAAAAAGAAGACTATATAGACATACTTTTTGCAACTAGCAGTGCGGAGGAAGCATATAACGAAATTAAAAAAAATGAAATTGATTTATTAATCACAGATATTGAAATGCCAAAGCTATCAGGTTACGAGCTTGCAGACTTCATCAATACTTACGCACTTGATATTCAAGTCATCTTTGTAACTGGGCACAGCGGCTTTGCCGTTCATGCATTTGAGCTCAACGTTTTGGACTACATTATGAAGCCTTATTCTAAAGAGCGTCTGTTAAAAGGCGTTCAGCGTTTCCATCCAAAAAAACAATCAAAAGAAACAAGCAATAAGCTTATTTTAAAACAAAAAACCGAAATGCAAGTGCTGAACAAACAAGATATTATATTTGCAGAACGAACGGGTCGCTCTACCACAATCATAACGACAAATGGAGAGTTTAGTACCTATCAATCGTTAAACGAAATCGAAAAAGAATTAACAGCCAGTCATTTTCTAAGGTCTCATCGAGCTTTTATTATCAACATTTCCTATATTCAAAATTTCTCGCTGTATACCAAACACTCATACTCAGTGATGTTTCAACGTACAGAAAAAACAGCTTTAATCACGAAAACAAATTTAGACGTCTTGCAAAAAGAATACTTTTAA
- a CDS encoding ABC transporter ATP-binding protein, protein MIEIKGVTKYFKEKKQTIAAIQDVNVTIAQGEIVGLLGENGAGKTTLLRMLSTVLEPSEGDMFINGINIHKQSDKIKQRIGVLFGGETGLYDRLTARENLAYFAKFYGMSKHETKIRIEELAKRFGMKAYLDRRVGGFSKGMRQKVAIARTILHNPDVILFDEPTTGLDITSANMFRELIKSLQREGKTIIFSSHIMEEVEMLCQSIIMIHKGKMIYQGTNEQLYKEEESTDLNYIFMSRIVRGA, encoded by the coding sequence ATGATTGAAATCAAAGGTGTTACTAAATACTTTAAAGAGAAAAAGCAAACAATTGCAGCTATTCAAGATGTTAATGTAACCATCGCACAAGGAGAAATTGTAGGGCTTTTAGGTGAAAACGGAGCGGGGAAAACAACACTTTTACGCATGCTGTCGACTGTGCTTGAACCATCGGAAGGAGATATGTTCATTAATGGAATTAACATTCATAAACAGTCCGATAAAATAAAACAAAGAATCGGCGTGCTTTTTGGCGGTGAAACAGGTTTATATGATCGTTTGACTGCCCGTGAAAACTTAGCTTATTTTGCAAAGTTTTATGGAATGAGCAAACATGAAACAAAGATAAGAATTGAGGAACTGGCTAAACGCTTTGGAATGAAAGCCTATTTGGATCGCCGCGTAGGAGGCTTTTCAAAAGGAATGCGTCAAAAAGTAGCCATTGCACGCACCATTCTCCATAACCCGGACGTTATCCTATTTGATGAGCCGACTACAGGATTAGATATTACATCGGCAAACATGTTTCGCGAGCTTATTAAAAGTCTGCAAAGAGAAGGAAAAACGATTATTTTTTCCAGTCACATTATGGAAGAAGTAGAGATGCTGTGTCAGTCTATCATCATGATTCATAAAGGAAAAATGATTTATCAAGGAACAAATGAACAGCTGTATAAAGAAGAGGAAAGCACAGATTTAAACTACATCTTTATGTCGCGTATCGTGAGAGGGGCTTAA
- a CDS encoding ABC transporter permease has translation MIWHIYKKELIDCLRDRKTIIFSVLIPILLNVGSIFFVDKMMASDQSGSMSVAVKKGSDTSVIDWLKNDDNIKVVESENPLNTVEEGKALAALKVPDNFSSAVLNMKSPEVTVYTDSGSMNSGTTAEYIQNILNKHREAIVNERLGQLNINSQTIAPFNVIEKGVSKEDDGSLTMIAMFAPMIIIMGVLGGILPSANDIFAGEKERKTMEALLMSPVKRTQLLVGKWLTISTFGIVSGLLSTFAFVLSVRYLTTSLNDALQLNGHFTTFIFSFLVSLTLLALLGAMVLCILSLLASSVKEAQSYTSQIVMVAMLPYLLMMGKSVHELQSSVFLIPIYNVFALMKQLLYGVYDMQSLTYTIGSLSVCTVVLFAIGYTMFTKSRWVLGKG, from the coding sequence ATGATTTGGCATATTTATAAAAAAGAGTTAATTGATTGTTTGCGAGATCGCAAAACGATTATCTTTAGCGTGTTGATTCCGATTCTGTTAAATGTAGGGAGTATCTTTTTTGTCGACAAAATGATGGCTAGTGATCAATCTGGTTCCATGTCCGTAGCTGTTAAAAAAGGTTCTGATACTAGTGTTATCGACTGGCTAAAAAATGATGACAATATCAAAGTAGTCGAAAGTGAAAATCCACTCAACACTGTAGAGGAAGGAAAAGCATTAGCGGCGTTAAAGGTGCCAGACAATTTTTCTTCAGCAGTGCTTAATATGAAATCGCCAGAAGTTACTGTTTATACTGATTCTGGGAGTATGAACTCAGGTACTACGGCGGAGTATATACAAAATATACTGAATAAACATCGAGAAGCTATAGTCAACGAACGTTTAGGTCAATTAAATATTAATAGTCAAACGATTGCCCCGTTTAATGTGATTGAAAAAGGAGTGTCTAAGGAAGATGACGGCTCTTTAACTATGATTGCTATGTTCGCGCCAATGATTATCATTATGGGCGTTTTAGGTGGTATTCTTCCTTCCGCAAATGATATCTTTGCAGGTGAAAAAGAACGAAAGACGATGGAAGCTTTATTGATGTCTCCTGTCAAAAGAACTCAATTATTGGTTGGGAAATGGCTGACTATCTCTACATTTGGTATAGTAAGCGGTCTTTTGTCCACGTTTGCATTTGTTCTGTCTGTACGTTATTTAACAACCTCATTAAATGATGCACTGCAACTCAACGGTCATTTTACAACATTTATTTTCTCATTTTTAGTCAGCCTTACCCTATTAGCACTTCTAGGAGCTATGGTATTATGCATCCTTAGCCTTTTAGCAAGTTCTGTTAAAGAAGCACAAAGCTATACATCACAAATAGTGATGGTAGCGATGCTTCCATACCTTTTAATGATGGGGAAATCCGTACACGAGCTGCAGTCAAGCGTCTTTCTAATTCCTATTTATAACGTATTTGCACTTATGAAACAGCTTCTCTATGGTGTCTATGACATGCAGAGTCTTACATATACAATAGGAAGCTTGTCGGTTTGTACGGTTGTTCTTTTTGCGATTGGTTATACGATGTTTACCAAAAGCCGCTGGGTGCTTGGTAAAGGGTAA
- a CDS encoding phosphotransferase family protein yields the protein MLIHGDYTIDNVLVHDGQITAAIDWSGGTCGDAHYDMPLAVRFEDGTFTGKERAAFFKGYDKQISQGEFCYFAEGLYEFF from the coding sequence GTGCTTATTCACGGAGACTACACGATTGATAATGTACTTGTACACGACGGTCAAATAACAGCTGCTATTGACTGGAGCGGAGGAACTTGCGGAGACGCTCATTATGATATGCCGCTTGCTGTTCGCTTTGAAGACGGAACCTTTACAGGTAAAGAGCGCGCGGCTTTTTTTAAAGGATATGACAAGCAGATTTCACAGGGCGAATTTTGTTATTTTGCAGAAGGTTTGTACGAGTTTTTTTAA